In one Magallana gigas chromosome 7, xbMagGiga1.1, whole genome shotgun sequence genomic region, the following are encoded:
- the LOC105337196 gene encoding EF-hand calcium-binding domain-containing protein 6 isoform X1: MSQVGIPRPASMGQKMGVSLPQIEHPLSRMGNPTNMDIRGVSRSGDRPLSHPAGRPLANENVYSGRKSVSAYGRDSRLGSRQMMQAPLPIDSIPEGVEVTYGDPAKTRLPVFGPSHSKANKGSRADVGSRMDNGAPPSRMSSRLSQVSTQARLEIDEIETMLKQRIKGSYYEIKKKFKDNDPEQKGNVSREAFYRILMTILNRNVSQNVFNRLMDRLGFKDKQIINYSEFFAYFHEAQAQNDYPRWMDPVQRMWPDKAIMTSSQVHAQLKEKVRQKFLDIADLIPQMNPGGTGRILKPEFKQMLNKLMFYMEDTEFEKLWKKYDPNNSGTVNGAQFLNALGIQMENGGEERQASPQLITGKDGKKVAKKVTLKEGPSSNRTPRKKEIERKQSLDIERWLKNKFREGCHQMQEAFEAKDPTNSGVVSFDVFLEVLAQYHLKLEKKLLAAFLSRCAVQARRDGVPYRDFLHRFQDRSEVGMTHNILTNTKHRLVRLVNDRPASPSQVSTMSGIEVQVMNMFQRDFLALLGTFKSIDKLGLNVISQEEFRAAIESRFNFHLQDDQFDAFVDRLPLDEDGNIKYADFMQQFDTKGKAKSLFEKQPGVDLSGPPKVPSPILEVSPPEADERVDRLVVDEPVFADYAQVRRSPQELFKVIKDLMNRRFQDIERVFYELDEINSERLSQEMMFQLLKRFDIRPEVSRGEIRDLWKTFITNTDKTLDYNEFVRHFGFSKKSASFPNAKMNPPKRGDADFMIRSRKLNCAADMLEDSLRSKVDYMWEDLRKEFVEMDPYGTGFISREEFKDVLTELCVHLSEFEINKLSDKFDLKRDGRVSYIEFLKPFALRKQIWRHGNNMLSLLAHPQPELPIHDIVEPPQKGLHGITSKLRQKLAGDWKNLRRAFRKLDTRNEGYLSVPEFRSVLKLANVILDEDEVYHVLTQFDHNMSGKIPYEKFIEETFKPPTRQSVRKI, from the exons ATGTCGCAGGTAGGAATACCTCGACCAGCCTCGATGGGGCAAAAAATGGGAGTCAGCCTGCCCCAGATTGAGCATCCCTTGTCTCGCATGGGTAATCCCACAAACATGGACATAAGAGGGGTATCCCGGTCCGGGGACCGACCTCTCTCCCACCCCGCCGGACGACCCCTTGCCAACGAGAATGTGTATAGCGGTAGAAAGAGCGTGAGCGCATACGGTCGGGACAGCAGGCTGGGCTCTAGACAGATGATGCAGGCGCCCCTCCCCATAGATAGCATTCCCGAAGGGGTGGAGGTCACGTATGGAGACCCAGCGAAGACCAGGCTACCCGTGTTTG GGCCCAGTCACAGTAAAGCGAACAAGG GAAGTCGTGCCGACGTGGGCAGCCGTATGGATAATGGAGCCCCGCCCAGCAGGATGTCGTCTCGGCTCTCACAGGTCTCTACCCAGGCCAGGCTGGAGATCGACGAA ATAGAGACAATGCTGAAGCAAAGAATAAAGGGAAGCTATTACGAAATCAAGAAGAAGTTTAAGGACAATGATCCAGAGCAAAAAGGGAATGTATCCAG AGAGGCCTTCTACAGGATCCTGATGACCATCTTGAACAGGAACGTGTCACAGAACGTGTTTAACAGGCTGATGGACAGACTGGGCTTCAAGGACAAACAGATCATCAACTACAGCGAGTTCTTCGCCTACTTCCACGAGGCCCAGGCTCAAAACGACTACCCCCGCTGGATGGACCCTGTTCAGAGAATGTGGCCAGACAAAGCAATAATGACGTCATCTCAAGTCCATGCCCAACTTAAAGAGAAAGTCCGACAAAA ATTCCTAGATATTGCCGATTTAATACCTCAAATGAATCCTGGAGGCACTGGAAGAATACTGAAACCAGAATTTAAGCAAATGCTGAATAAGTTAATGTTTTACATGGAAGACACAGAATTTGAGAAACTGTGGAAAAA GTACGACCCCAATAATAGCGGCACTGTGAATGGAGCCCAGTTCCTGAACGCTCTGGGAATTCAGATGGAGAATGGAGGAGAGGAGAGACAGGCGTCTCCTCAACTTATCACCG GAAAAGACGGGAAGAAGGTGGCTAAAAAGGTGACATTGAAGGAAG GACCGTCCTCTAATAGAACCCCTAGGAAGAAAGAAATCGAAAGGAAGCAATCCCTGGACATAGAGCGCTGGCTGAAGAACAAGTTCAGAGAGGGTTGTCACCAAATGCAAGAGGCGTTTGAAGCCAAAGACCCAACCAACAGCGGCGTG GTAAGCTTTGACGTCTTTCTGGAGGTCCTGGCCCAGTATCACCTCAAGCTGGAGAAGAAGTTACTGGCCGCCTTCTTGTCCCGATGCGCCGTGCAGGCTCGCAGAGATGGGGTTCCCTACAGGGATTTCCTTCACCGATTCCAAGATCGCTCTGAAGTCGGCATGACCCACAATATCCTGACCAATACAAAGCACAGGCTAGTCAGATT GGTGAATGACCGACCCGCCAGTCCTAGCCAGGTGTCCACCATGAGTGGTATCGAGGTCCAAGTAATGAATATGTTCCAGAGAGACTTCCTGGCCCTCCTCGGCACCTTCAA GAGCATAGACAAGTTGGGTCTGAACGTGATAAGTCAAGAGGAGTTCCGAGCGGCCATCGAGAGTCGGTTCAACTTCCATCTCCAGGACGACCAGTTCGATGCTTTCGTGGATAGACTTCCTCTGGACGAGGATGGAAACATCAAATACGCTGACTTCATGCAACAGTTTGACACAAA GGGTAAAGCTAAGAGCCTATTCGAAAAACAACCGGGCGTTGATTTGAGCGGTCCTCCTAAAGTACCCAGTCCGATCCTGGAGGTGAGCCCCCCTGAGGCTGATGAGAGGGTGGATCGACTGGTGGTGGACGAGCCGGTGTTCGCTGACTACGCTCAGGTCCGCCGCTCTCCACAGGAACTCTTCAAAGTCATCAAAGACCTCATGAATAGACGATTCCAAGATATAGAACGAGTATTTTACGAGTTAGATGAAATTAACAGCGAAAGATTGTCGCAAGAAATGATGTTCCAACTTTTGAAGAG ATTCGATATCAGACCAGAAGTTTCCCGCGGAGAAATCAGAGACCTATGGAAAACGTTCATCACCAACACAGACAAGACCTTGGACTACAATGAGTTTGTCCGCCACTTTGGGTTCTCCAAGAAGTCGGCCTCCTTCCCCAATGCTAAGATGAACCCTCCCAAGAGAGGCGATGCTGACTTCATGATCAGATCGAGAAAGCTCAATTGTGCCGCAGACATGTTGGAGGATAGTTTGAGATCAAAG GTTGATTACATGTGGGAAGACCTGAGGAAGGAGTTTGTAGAGATGGATCCTTACGGCACAGGATTTATCTCTAGAGAGGAGTTCAAGGACGTCCTGACCGAACTCTGCGTCCACCTGAGCGAGTTTGAGATCAACAAACTGAGCGACAAATTTGACTTGAAACGAGACGGACG CGTTTCCTATATCGAGTTTTTGAAGCCGTTTGCTCTAAGGAAACAAATCTGGCGCCATGGTAACAACATGCTTTCTCTTCTTGCTCATCCACAACCGGAACTGCCAATCCACGACATTGTGGAGCCCCCACAGAAGGGCCTCCATGGCATCACCTCCAAACTGAGGCAGAAG CTTGCGGGAGACTGGAAAAACCTCCGACGGGCTTTCAGAAAACTAGACACTCGGAACGAGGGTTACCTGTCGGTACCAGAGTTCCGCTCAGTGCTGAAGCTAGCCAACGTCATCCTAGACGAAGACGAGGTCTACCACGTGCTCACCCAGTTTGACCACAACATGTCCGGCAAAATTCCATACGAAAAGTTCATTGAAGAAACATTTAAACCCCCAACAAGACAGAGTGTACGAAAAATCTAA
- the LOC105337196 gene encoding EF-hand calcium-binding domain-containing protein 6 isoform X6 produces MSQVGIPRPASMGQKMGVSLPQIEHPLSRMGNPTNMDIRGVSRSGDRPLSHPAGRPLANENVYSGRKSVSAYGRDSRLGSRQMMQAPLPIDSIPEGVEVTYGDPAKTRLPVFGPSHSKANKGSRADVGSRMDNGAPPSRMSSRLSQVSTQARLEIDEIETMLKQRIKGSYYEIKKKFKDNDPEQKGNVSREAFYRILMTILNRNVSQNVFNRLMDRLGFKDKQIINYSEFFAYFHEAQAQNDYPRWMDPVQRMWPDKAIMTSSQVHAQLKEKVRQKYDPNNSGTVNGAQFLNALGIQMENGGEERQASPQLITGPSSNRTPRKKEIERKQSLDIERWLKNKFREGCHQMQEAFEAKDPTNSGVVSFDVFLEVLAQYHLKLEKKLLAAFLSRCAVQARRDGVPYRDFLHRFQDRSEVGMTHNILTNTKHRLVRLVNDRPASPSQVSTMSGIEVQVMNMFQRDFLALLGTFKSIDKLGLNVISQEEFRAAIESRFNFHLQDDQFDAFVDRLPLDEDGNIKYADFMQQFDTKGKAKSLFEKQPGVDLSGPPKVPSPILEVSPPEADERVDRLVVDEPVFADYAQVRRSPQELFKVIKDLMNRRFQDIERVFYELDEINSERLSQEMMFQLLKRFDIRPEVSRGEIRDLWKTFITNTDKTLDYNEFVRHFGFSKKSASFPNAKMNPPKRGDADFMIRSRKLNCAADMLEDSLRSKVDYMWEDLRKEFVEMDPYGTGFISREEFKDVLTELCVHLSEFEINKLSDKFDLKRDGRVSYIEFLKPFALRKQIWRHGNNMLSLLAHPQPELPIHDIVEPPQKGLHGITSKLRQKLAGDWKNLRRAFRKLDTRNEGYLSVPEFRSVLKLANVILDEDEVYHVLTQFDHNMSGKIPYEKFIEETFKPPTRQSVRKI; encoded by the exons ATGTCGCAGGTAGGAATACCTCGACCAGCCTCGATGGGGCAAAAAATGGGAGTCAGCCTGCCCCAGATTGAGCATCCCTTGTCTCGCATGGGTAATCCCACAAACATGGACATAAGAGGGGTATCCCGGTCCGGGGACCGACCTCTCTCCCACCCCGCCGGACGACCCCTTGCCAACGAGAATGTGTATAGCGGTAGAAAGAGCGTGAGCGCATACGGTCGGGACAGCAGGCTGGGCTCTAGACAGATGATGCAGGCGCCCCTCCCCATAGATAGCATTCCCGAAGGGGTGGAGGTCACGTATGGAGACCCAGCGAAGACCAGGCTACCCGTGTTTG GGCCCAGTCACAGTAAAGCGAACAAGG GAAGTCGTGCCGACGTGGGCAGCCGTATGGATAATGGAGCCCCGCCCAGCAGGATGTCGTCTCGGCTCTCACAGGTCTCTACCCAGGCCAGGCTGGAGATCGACGAA ATAGAGACAATGCTGAAGCAAAGAATAAAGGGAAGCTATTACGAAATCAAGAAGAAGTTTAAGGACAATGATCCAGAGCAAAAAGGGAATGTATCCAG AGAGGCCTTCTACAGGATCCTGATGACCATCTTGAACAGGAACGTGTCACAGAACGTGTTTAACAGGCTGATGGACAGACTGGGCTTCAAGGACAAACAGATCATCAACTACAGCGAGTTCTTCGCCTACTTCCACGAGGCCCAGGCTCAAAACGACTACCCCCGCTGGATGGACCCTGTTCAGAGAATGTGGCCAGACAAAGCAATAATGACGTCATCTCAAGTCCATGCCCAACTTAAAGAGAAAGTCCGACAAAA GTACGACCCCAATAATAGCGGCACTGTGAATGGAGCCCAGTTCCTGAACGCTCTGGGAATTCAGATGGAGAATGGAGGAGAGGAGAGACAGGCGTCTCCTCAACTTATCACCG GACCGTCCTCTAATAGAACCCCTAGGAAGAAAGAAATCGAAAGGAAGCAATCCCTGGACATAGAGCGCTGGCTGAAGAACAAGTTCAGAGAGGGTTGTCACCAAATGCAAGAGGCGTTTGAAGCCAAAGACCCAACCAACAGCGGCGTG GTAAGCTTTGACGTCTTTCTGGAGGTCCTGGCCCAGTATCACCTCAAGCTGGAGAAGAAGTTACTGGCCGCCTTCTTGTCCCGATGCGCCGTGCAGGCTCGCAGAGATGGGGTTCCCTACAGGGATTTCCTTCACCGATTCCAAGATCGCTCTGAAGTCGGCATGACCCACAATATCCTGACCAATACAAAGCACAGGCTAGTCAGATT GGTGAATGACCGACCCGCCAGTCCTAGCCAGGTGTCCACCATGAGTGGTATCGAGGTCCAAGTAATGAATATGTTCCAGAGAGACTTCCTGGCCCTCCTCGGCACCTTCAA GAGCATAGACAAGTTGGGTCTGAACGTGATAAGTCAAGAGGAGTTCCGAGCGGCCATCGAGAGTCGGTTCAACTTCCATCTCCAGGACGACCAGTTCGATGCTTTCGTGGATAGACTTCCTCTGGACGAGGATGGAAACATCAAATACGCTGACTTCATGCAACAGTTTGACACAAA GGGTAAAGCTAAGAGCCTATTCGAAAAACAACCGGGCGTTGATTTGAGCGGTCCTCCTAAAGTACCCAGTCCGATCCTGGAGGTGAGCCCCCCTGAGGCTGATGAGAGGGTGGATCGACTGGTGGTGGACGAGCCGGTGTTCGCTGACTACGCTCAGGTCCGCCGCTCTCCACAGGAACTCTTCAAAGTCATCAAAGACCTCATGAATAGACGATTCCAAGATATAGAACGAGTATTTTACGAGTTAGATGAAATTAACAGCGAAAGATTGTCGCAAGAAATGATGTTCCAACTTTTGAAGAG ATTCGATATCAGACCAGAAGTTTCCCGCGGAGAAATCAGAGACCTATGGAAAACGTTCATCACCAACACAGACAAGACCTTGGACTACAATGAGTTTGTCCGCCACTTTGGGTTCTCCAAGAAGTCGGCCTCCTTCCCCAATGCTAAGATGAACCCTCCCAAGAGAGGCGATGCTGACTTCATGATCAGATCGAGAAAGCTCAATTGTGCCGCAGACATGTTGGAGGATAGTTTGAGATCAAAG GTTGATTACATGTGGGAAGACCTGAGGAAGGAGTTTGTAGAGATGGATCCTTACGGCACAGGATTTATCTCTAGAGAGGAGTTCAAGGACGTCCTGACCGAACTCTGCGTCCACCTGAGCGAGTTTGAGATCAACAAACTGAGCGACAAATTTGACTTGAAACGAGACGGACG CGTTTCCTATATCGAGTTTTTGAAGCCGTTTGCTCTAAGGAAACAAATCTGGCGCCATGGTAACAACATGCTTTCTCTTCTTGCTCATCCACAACCGGAACTGCCAATCCACGACATTGTGGAGCCCCCACAGAAGGGCCTCCATGGCATCACCTCCAAACTGAGGCAGAAG CTTGCGGGAGACTGGAAAAACCTCCGACGGGCTTTCAGAAAACTAGACACTCGGAACGAGGGTTACCTGTCGGTACCAGAGTTCCGCTCAGTGCTGAAGCTAGCCAACGTCATCCTAGACGAAGACGAGGTCTACCACGTGCTCACCCAGTTTGACCACAACATGTCCGGCAAAATTCCATACGAAAAGTTCATTGAAGAAACATTTAAACCCCCAACAAGACAGAGTGTACGAAAAATCTAA
- the LOC105337196 gene encoding EF-hand calcium-binding domain-containing protein 6 isoform X2, which translates to MSQVGIPRPASMGQKMGVSLPQIEHPLSRMGNPTNMDIRGVSRSGDRPLSHPAGRPLANENVYSGRKSVSAYGRDSRLGSRQMMQAPLPIDSIPEGVEVTYGDPAKTRLPVFGPSHSKANKGSRADVGSRMDNGAPPSRMSSRLSQVSTQARLEIDEIETMLKQRIKGSYYEIKKKFKDNDPEQKGNVSREAFYRILMTILNRNVSQNVFNRLMDRLGFKDKQIINYSEFFAYFHEAQAQNDYPRWMDPVQRMWPDKAIMTSSQVHAQLKEKVRQKFLDIADLIPQMNPGGTGRILKPEFKQMLNKLMFYMEDTEFEKLWKKYDPNNSGTVNGAQFLNALGIQMENGGEERQASPQLITGKDGKKVAKKVTLKEGPSSNRTPRKKEIERKQSLDIERWLKNKFREGCHQMQEAFEAKDPTNSGVVSFDVFLEVLAQYHLKLEKKLLAAFLSRCAVQARRDGVPYRDFLHRFQDRSEVGMTHNILTNTKHRVNDRPASPSQVSTMSGIEVQVMNMFQRDFLALLGTFKSIDKLGLNVISQEEFRAAIESRFNFHLQDDQFDAFVDRLPLDEDGNIKYADFMQQFDTKGKAKSLFEKQPGVDLSGPPKVPSPILEVSPPEADERVDRLVVDEPVFADYAQVRRSPQELFKVIKDLMNRRFQDIERVFYELDEINSERLSQEMMFQLLKRFDIRPEVSRGEIRDLWKTFITNTDKTLDYNEFVRHFGFSKKSASFPNAKMNPPKRGDADFMIRSRKLNCAADMLEDSLRSKVDYMWEDLRKEFVEMDPYGTGFISREEFKDVLTELCVHLSEFEINKLSDKFDLKRDGRVSYIEFLKPFALRKQIWRHGNNMLSLLAHPQPELPIHDIVEPPQKGLHGITSKLRQKLAGDWKNLRRAFRKLDTRNEGYLSVPEFRSVLKLANVILDEDEVYHVLTQFDHNMSGKIPYEKFIEETFKPPTRQSVRKI; encoded by the exons ATGTCGCAGGTAGGAATACCTCGACCAGCCTCGATGGGGCAAAAAATGGGAGTCAGCCTGCCCCAGATTGAGCATCCCTTGTCTCGCATGGGTAATCCCACAAACATGGACATAAGAGGGGTATCCCGGTCCGGGGACCGACCTCTCTCCCACCCCGCCGGACGACCCCTTGCCAACGAGAATGTGTATAGCGGTAGAAAGAGCGTGAGCGCATACGGTCGGGACAGCAGGCTGGGCTCTAGACAGATGATGCAGGCGCCCCTCCCCATAGATAGCATTCCCGAAGGGGTGGAGGTCACGTATGGAGACCCAGCGAAGACCAGGCTACCCGTGTTTG GGCCCAGTCACAGTAAAGCGAACAAGG GAAGTCGTGCCGACGTGGGCAGCCGTATGGATAATGGAGCCCCGCCCAGCAGGATGTCGTCTCGGCTCTCACAGGTCTCTACCCAGGCCAGGCTGGAGATCGACGAA ATAGAGACAATGCTGAAGCAAAGAATAAAGGGAAGCTATTACGAAATCAAGAAGAAGTTTAAGGACAATGATCCAGAGCAAAAAGGGAATGTATCCAG AGAGGCCTTCTACAGGATCCTGATGACCATCTTGAACAGGAACGTGTCACAGAACGTGTTTAACAGGCTGATGGACAGACTGGGCTTCAAGGACAAACAGATCATCAACTACAGCGAGTTCTTCGCCTACTTCCACGAGGCCCAGGCTCAAAACGACTACCCCCGCTGGATGGACCCTGTTCAGAGAATGTGGCCAGACAAAGCAATAATGACGTCATCTCAAGTCCATGCCCAACTTAAAGAGAAAGTCCGACAAAA ATTCCTAGATATTGCCGATTTAATACCTCAAATGAATCCTGGAGGCACTGGAAGAATACTGAAACCAGAATTTAAGCAAATGCTGAATAAGTTAATGTTTTACATGGAAGACACAGAATTTGAGAAACTGTGGAAAAA GTACGACCCCAATAATAGCGGCACTGTGAATGGAGCCCAGTTCCTGAACGCTCTGGGAATTCAGATGGAGAATGGAGGAGAGGAGAGACAGGCGTCTCCTCAACTTATCACCG GAAAAGACGGGAAGAAGGTGGCTAAAAAGGTGACATTGAAGGAAG GACCGTCCTCTAATAGAACCCCTAGGAAGAAAGAAATCGAAAGGAAGCAATCCCTGGACATAGAGCGCTGGCTGAAGAACAAGTTCAGAGAGGGTTGTCACCAAATGCAAGAGGCGTTTGAAGCCAAAGACCCAACCAACAGCGGCGTG GTAAGCTTTGACGTCTTTCTGGAGGTCCTGGCCCAGTATCACCTCAAGCTGGAGAAGAAGTTACTGGCCGCCTTCTTGTCCCGATGCGCCGTGCAGGCTCGCAGAGATGGGGTTCCCTACAGGGATTTCCTTCACCGATTCCAAGATCGCTCTGAAGTCGGCATGACCCACAATATCCTGACCAATACAAAGCACAG GGTGAATGACCGACCCGCCAGTCCTAGCCAGGTGTCCACCATGAGTGGTATCGAGGTCCAAGTAATGAATATGTTCCAGAGAGACTTCCTGGCCCTCCTCGGCACCTTCAA GAGCATAGACAAGTTGGGTCTGAACGTGATAAGTCAAGAGGAGTTCCGAGCGGCCATCGAGAGTCGGTTCAACTTCCATCTCCAGGACGACCAGTTCGATGCTTTCGTGGATAGACTTCCTCTGGACGAGGATGGAAACATCAAATACGCTGACTTCATGCAACAGTTTGACACAAA GGGTAAAGCTAAGAGCCTATTCGAAAAACAACCGGGCGTTGATTTGAGCGGTCCTCCTAAAGTACCCAGTCCGATCCTGGAGGTGAGCCCCCCTGAGGCTGATGAGAGGGTGGATCGACTGGTGGTGGACGAGCCGGTGTTCGCTGACTACGCTCAGGTCCGCCGCTCTCCACAGGAACTCTTCAAAGTCATCAAAGACCTCATGAATAGACGATTCCAAGATATAGAACGAGTATTTTACGAGTTAGATGAAATTAACAGCGAAAGATTGTCGCAAGAAATGATGTTCCAACTTTTGAAGAG ATTCGATATCAGACCAGAAGTTTCCCGCGGAGAAATCAGAGACCTATGGAAAACGTTCATCACCAACACAGACAAGACCTTGGACTACAATGAGTTTGTCCGCCACTTTGGGTTCTCCAAGAAGTCGGCCTCCTTCCCCAATGCTAAGATGAACCCTCCCAAGAGAGGCGATGCTGACTTCATGATCAGATCGAGAAAGCTCAATTGTGCCGCAGACATGTTGGAGGATAGTTTGAGATCAAAG GTTGATTACATGTGGGAAGACCTGAGGAAGGAGTTTGTAGAGATGGATCCTTACGGCACAGGATTTATCTCTAGAGAGGAGTTCAAGGACGTCCTGACCGAACTCTGCGTCCACCTGAGCGAGTTTGAGATCAACAAACTGAGCGACAAATTTGACTTGAAACGAGACGGACG CGTTTCCTATATCGAGTTTTTGAAGCCGTTTGCTCTAAGGAAACAAATCTGGCGCCATGGTAACAACATGCTTTCTCTTCTTGCTCATCCACAACCGGAACTGCCAATCCACGACATTGTGGAGCCCCCACAGAAGGGCCTCCATGGCATCACCTCCAAACTGAGGCAGAAG CTTGCGGGAGACTGGAAAAACCTCCGACGGGCTTTCAGAAAACTAGACACTCGGAACGAGGGTTACCTGTCGGTACCAGAGTTCCGCTCAGTGCTGAAGCTAGCCAACGTCATCCTAGACGAAGACGAGGTCTACCACGTGCTCACCCAGTTTGACCACAACATGTCCGGCAAAATTCCATACGAAAAGTTCATTGAAGAAACATTTAAACCCCCAACAAGACAGAGTGTACGAAAAATCTAA